GATTCTTCTGTAAATGAAGGATTCACGATGTCTTTCCCCTTCTTGGATGTCTTATGGATGCAAACTCCTGCTGCAGCATTTCCTGTAGCTCATACGGCTTCTCTTCTCTAGCAGCTTATTTTCAGATAACTGACTTGAACATAATACTTCTGAGATTGCTACCCTGCAGAGAGATTTGATTGAAAATGTCAATGAAATAAAAGATTAAGAAGATTTCATGGACAGTAGTCACACCTGTAACATGATTGCCTAAGTGTTATTTTCTGAGGCAACTGAGCTGAAAAGTGCCGATACCGCATTCTGATGCCTCCCAAAATTATGAATGTATGTAGTGGCAGAGGTTACAAATCAGTTTCACGTTACTGAATTATGAAGGACaatgaatgaattttaaaatcctACCTTGATTGTTACTATTTTGAAAGCTGATACTGGTGTTAAGACGTAACTTGAGAATTAACAATTTGCTTTGCTGGCAGCTCTCCATTCCCAGCTGTTGTTAAGAATTAATTTGAAAACCTCTAATTAAGCTTTCTTTCCCTACTGGCTGGAAGAGGTTTTCAGTGAAACTTGTTTGGGGAGGTACAGTGTtgatatgaaaataatttgattaagAAGACATATTAAGTCTGTTAAGCGTTTTGGGTTTAGGCTGAAGTTTTCCATCAAAACTGAAGAGGAGTGTGTGTTCTTTATCCGCATGTACCCAGCATGTTTAAGGGCTCTAGGTTAAAGCTGCTTAGCTGGGATATGAGAAATGAAGGCGCTCGTCGCTTCTCTAGATTCAGGTCCAGGACTTGAATCTCAGTATACCTAAACATCAGGAGAGTATAGGTTGAAAAGATGTAAATAGGCAAAGCTCACTCTTTCCTTCCCAACCTGTTTACCTATGAGGCCTGTGACATAGCCCTATGCCTACCAACTTCTGAAAGTGTTTGTCCCACTGTAAAGTAATGCATATTTTGCTATCCCAGAAGTTTtgacaagatggaaaaaaaggtttcctAATAACTGTAACATtaacagaaagcaaacatttaCTTTGAAAGAAGTTCTTACAATGAAGTCTCAGGAAAGCTATTTTGGAGTATGATTGTCCTGAGCAGAGCTGTTGACAATGCATTTCTGCACTGGGTGGTGCTGTTGCATGCAGAAAGGCCACTGcaggggagcaggcagagcataaagagttttttaaaaccctcaccctcaccctcacagAGCTGCCATGAACTATTGCTGAATAGTCTCCTTGCGCTCAGTCTCTTGGAGTAAGGTGAGTTAGTATTTAAAGACCGCAGATTTCTTGTGTTTTTCCAGCAGGGTtaacagtttgttttaaaatgaggtAAGGGACTacctctctcttcctttgctctAGTTACTATCCTGCTTTGCTGTTACTGTCCTACATCGTTATCAACCCTGTTCCCCAGCACCCTTTTTCTAGTAGAAGGTTCAGCATGCGCTGAGACCTGTCTTCTGATGCATCCCTGGTACAACGATAATCCTAccacagagagggagaggaggagagaaaaagatattttgtctctgctgttgtGATACCATTTTCAGCATATTGATCCTGGTTTCCCCTCATGCTACTTTTTCCTCAATTCCCTACCCACTTGTTAATGTTTTACTATTCACCTTATAGCTTGTACCTAATAGTGTAGCTTGGGGTAGGTGCTTGCGTCTTGTGCTCATGTGGAATCTATTTAAGACCCTTTGCGGGGCCTCCTTCCAAACTATGTGCCCTTCAACCTAAGCGCTGTAGCAGGAGTCTTGATTTTTAGAGACCCGTTTAGAATCTTGTAACATATGGAAAAGTTTGGCAGCCTCATAAGTTAAGCAAAAAAAGCTGGGGTTATATTGCTGAATTAAATACAGATAAGATTTGCAtgaattttgtcttttctctgcaTTGTATCTTGTATTGACAAAGAAACCTGACTTAGAGAAGCAGTATAAATATGTGAAATAGGTGCTTTTTAGTGGCTAAGCCAAATAACTTGAAATCAATTTCTGGAGAATAGAGACCTAAAGAGGATTTGCCATCTCTGATGCATGAGGATTTAGTTTGCTGCGCATACTCATTGCTGAGCCTGAGTCAAGACCCAGCAGGGGTAAAACTTGCCAGCAGAGTTCATCCTTCTCAGCGCCAGTAGATGGGGTGCAGCATGACCATGGctccctctgcctgctctgcttgcGTGCAGAGTCCGAACTGGAGCTGCAGGCAGTCACTGAGGCAGGGTCTGTTTGCAGTGATCCACTTGCTTGGACTTTATGTTTCAGGATATAATAGCAATAAGACTGCAAAATCCTGTGATTTTTCCTTAAGGgacttcagaatatttttctatgACCTAATCTGTAGGCAAAATGCCCATTCATTACATTTTGGTTTATAGGCAGCATTGGTGCTAAAACTTCTTGAGAACTCACATAGCTATTAGGGATTAGTTGGAGGAGTGTCTTAGGGCAGTTGAGCAATTTCTGTCAATCCCCCTGTAGGCAGATTTGGAGTACGTTATAGAACAAACTCAATCCTTGCATAATTATAATAAGAGGATCCCGTATCACCTGTGGCAGACTTAATTTCTGATTGTATCTACATAAATCAACAGAAAGCATCTCTCACAAGAAAATTTTCTGTCCCAGACAGTGATTGCAATAGAAATGCATCTCTCATGTCGTTATGGTGAAATGGAGGTCAGGATAAAATACTGTCAGAAGATTGAATGAAACTCTTACATATACATCCTCAGCCATTAAATCAGTGTATCTCACTGGGCTACAGTTTCTCTAAATTCGACAGTCTAAATTCTTTGAGTTCAACGGAACAGAAGAAAATGCGAATGTATTTCTAAAACATAGGTGCAATGAGTAGAGTCTCTGAAGACCGTACCATAGTTGTCTCTAAAAAATAACTTCTGAATAATAAATAGCCTGAATAATAGCACTGTTCATATTAATGTTACTGTTTTCAGTAAACCCCTTAGAGTCTAAGAGGGAACAAAGTCTTAATTTTTAAGAGCAGAATCTCTTGAGAAGAAAACAGTTGAGACTGAAAACAAACTTCAGGATTAGGAGAAGTCTGCGCATAGATCAAAAAAGGTCACTGCTAATTCATGATTCTTAATTATTAAGCAGCAATGAAATTCCAGCTCCCACTTCCTccatcagatttcttttctgaatagCAAAGACCAAAAATCATCTGAACAAGCTAATAAAGTCATCCAGGAAGCTGAGCTAATTTCCAGTGTTAGAATAAATGCTGTACCTACAAAAGAGGTGAGTTCATAGGAAGTTGATGGCAAACTCTGTTTCCCTAAATATTCAAAGCTTTGTCTGTCTGCTTCAAAAAGCACAAAAGAAGCAATCTCACAGTGGTTAAACCAAAACTTTCATCTTTTACCCCTAATATACCTTTAGCAAATTTTAAATGCTGCAACTTGAGCCTGCTAGCCTCTATCTGCTCTGTGCTTGCTATTGGTCAAAGGAAGATCCTTTTAAAGGACACAGTTCTAACCAACGGACCTTCTAACTACCTTAGTTTGATAACTGGGATAAAGGATGATTCCCTTATCCAATCACTCAAAGAGCTGTTAAGTTGTGGAGTGAATAGTATAATAATGCAATAGTACTTGTCGTTAAGTAtctgtttgtaaagaaaatgagatttgaCCTTGCGTCCTTCCCAGCAACTGGAGGATATTTTTCAGTAATTGCCGGCTCAATTTTGTGTCTGGCCAAGGTCAGGTGGGTTTTGCCATGCCAAATAAGATACAggagaataaaggagaaaaggagcacAAAAGTGGATGGAGATGAATTGTAGCCACCACATTCAGACTGGAAGCATAGTGTAGATGTCATTAAGGTTTCGACTTAACCTGTTGTATACCCAGGGAACAATTAGGAAAATGTGTGTTTGCACACATCCATTACCCATCAGACAGAAAGTCAGACTTGGAGTTGAGTTACGCAGACATCTTTGGTAGGAGTCATGGGAAAAATCAATGCTAAGTTACATATAAAAGCAAAAGGATAACAGAGGATGATACAATTTAAAATTAGTGAAAGGTGGCAGTTTTTCAAGCGTGTGCAGTAAGTGGAATGGAAAATGTTCCTACTGTCTTTCTCTGAATTCCAGTTTTAGAGTTCTGCATTTCTACTTGCATTTCCTATCACCCAAGTCCTCTCTAGAGTTCTAGTGATTACCTGCGCCGGTTAGAATTCTTGCACTCCACCAATGAGAGAATTCTTTTGTGAGATTGTAATGCATTATACTGCTTCTGTATAACAGGAAAGGGAACTTCCTCTTTAAAGCTACGAATATACGAAGCTCAGTAATGAGGATTTCTAACTGGGCGGAGCTTTCGTTTGAGCAGGCTAGATAAAGGCATGCAGCACTTTCTGGCGTCTCAGACTGCAAGCAGCATGAACTGCAGCATGCCCAACAGAGTCCTGCTCAGCTACAGAATGGATGGACAGCAGGACAGGTTGTGCCTTCAGTTTCTTTGGGACTTTGTCACAGCAAAGGAGCCATTGATCAAGTCACCGTATTTTccagtgctgttttcttttacagcATACATGGCTTTCTGTCTTCCTTATATTGCACTGGACTTTTTAAGCACTAGACTACCAAACTTGAGAAAATACAAAATCCAGCCACAGAGCTATCCAACTCTCGGAATGATGGTGCCTTGCATTATTCAAAGTGTCTATCATCATGTTGTTTTGATTTTCCCAGTGACGTTTTTCCACTGGTACTGGAGACCAATGAATCTACCTGTGATGGCTCCAGAGCTGCCTGAGGTCCTGCTAGAAGTAGTAGTTTGCCTGCTTCTGTTTGATTTTGAGTATTTCCTGTGGCATTTGCTTCATCACAGGGTGCCTTGGCTCTACAAGACCTTTCACAAGGTGCATCACAAACATGTTTCAACGTTTGCTCTTACTACACAGTATTCCAGCGTATGG
The sequence above is drawn from the Struthio camelus isolate bStrCam1 chromosome 7, bStrCam1.hap1, whole genome shotgun sequence genome and encodes:
- the CH25H gene encoding cholesterol 25-hydroxylase yields the protein MQHFLASQTASSMNCSMPNRVLLSYRMDGQQDRLCLQFLWDFVTAKEPLIKSPYFPVLFSFTAYMAFCLPYIALDFLSTRLPNLRKYKIQPQSYPTLGMMVPCIIQSVYHHVVLIFPVTFFHWYWRPMNLPVMAPELPEVLLEVVVCLLLFDFEYFLWHLLHHRVPWLYKTFHKVHHKHVSTFALTTQYSSVWELLSLGFFAAINPVLLRCHPLTEMIFFLVNIWLSVEDHSGYDLPWSTHRLVPFGLYGGAPHHDLHHLKFKSNYAPYFTHWDRLFGTFTESHSH